The following coding sequences are from one Paenibacillus sp. FSL R5-0912 window:
- a CDS encoding SDR family NAD(P)-dependent oxidoreductase: protein MRSIIERIASGAISKEEGLRQIAALKRSDKQVCLTFTKTLTEQPLTDLKGDSLGHVLVLAADRGLEPKLRGQFASLFQSLTFVTADEAGTGAETGQDRPPLQSQEDYTRLLSGLEQQGRFPGSILHLLSQEEVADGETDAAMESGVYSMFALTKALLSFKKRAKVNILFQYKHAENHAVHAALDGFVKSVMIENPGLLYKTVSTDLGREAFDPQLLEQLLLELGSMLNGHREIHYRGSRRYVPVLERYTAPADHVPVRQQSPAAHPVYLITGGLGALGYTLARHLADTCSASLILTGRTPLNRALEEKLQALHRNGNQVRYVRADVASPADTLALLSEVQASFPRLDGILHCAGMTSDSFILHKEREEFERVLAAKVAGTQNLYEAFGQEPLEFMLLFSSISAVTGNVGQCDYAYANSFMDHFANEKRAAAGVNILSVNWPLWQEGGMMTTADSLDIMRRNLGISVLPTAEGVDAFDKLSRQMVENALVLYGDAARIEQAVEAINYPQQRDKPRADTAVAGGGAVLLPEASPTISIDTEALKQGAEQYLKSIFIKVTKIPPHALGLDDSFEKIGFDSIMAMSINEELEASFGELSKTLLFEYQTLRELSEYFTEQHSEALAGLIDPPTPKKAAAPQALRPDARLQLSGKTPIPPKRIQPSANAVQAARHRDRSRANEDIAIVGVSGKFPMSPDLQAFWNNLLQAQDCITEIPADRWSIDEYYTTDKNQLGKMYCKWGGFLDDVDRFDALFFNISPREAEIMDPQERLFLECAYSAIEDAGYTPGTLGSRKVGVFAGVMYGQYQLLDAEIDGNKIALSSVYASIANRVSYHLNLNGPSIALDTMCSSSLTSIHLACDSIRRGESDFAIAGGVNISIHPDKYIFLSQQKFAASDGRCRSFGEGGDGYVPGEGVGAVLLKTVNRAVQDGDHIYAVIKASSINHGGKTTGYTVPNPSMQGALIQETLQAAGIHPRTVNYIEAHGTGTSLGDPIEVSGLVKAFKEGTGDKQFCALGSVKSNIGHCESAAGIAAITKVLLQMKYGVLVPSLHSEELNGHINFEETPFYVQRQAGPWDRVSLPEGGGQKEYPRRAGVSSFGAGGANAHIILEEYIPAPQSSSQDSKGSGEPHIIVLSARAEDRLKVYALKLAQYLELPEAEAANLKDIAYTLQVGRESFAERLAIIAGSVSELKALLDEFNQGRLPGGKVYRGNVKGFKDYIELFNAGQAGISYVDLLLDGGNTGKIAQLWSLGLDVDWRKLYEADSCTRVPLPTYPFARNRYWVSEVKRREIRIPALVPEAAGMGELVEHNLSTIDGYRFSSRSAVISSCYEPYTWQGQEYMNGFGLLAFAREALELAGYKQEGLLLENMAWSGLMDRQQLPPALDIHIFPDRGTAAGEIRIGEQVVFQCEAVEEANQNVDAVYAKKDIPEAGQGEPVLKQARQALRLLYGMESGLKHVTGLRQDKNILLAFVDLGEAPAADSFSAEAVNSACHTLLALAALEQPQHPVVLHSIHQMSFRHKPLQQFVIRAERIAGDEYTLAVLTGDGAVVWIMQGVRLTGLQVQEVQERETVQYYTPAWTLSPQETAGNLTGDVVLFLDDMQELPHFKRSFAAGARLIFVTAGEQYAQLGDNLYSLRFDDKQHIHMLLESLQARRVSLTQIIYLAASAAMKPRDKLNHSVYPLLFLTQALMESKAAAGIRLLYAFRETGDAGSLLDASMGGFIKTLHLESPNYNFKTVSLAASLPQEELHSILEQELLLDPGEQEVQYSSAGRFVKRLVQAGSEAKPGTPVTVRANGVYIITGGLGGLGRVFAAYLAETAQAQLVLTGRSPLDREKEAKLAALRAHGGSAEYLVSDAADEQRARELVGYAKQKYGRIDGILHCAGIHRDAFILNKEQADFDQVISSKILSTLNLDQAAQEEKLDFILLFSSITGETGNPGQADYAYANSFMNEFALYRERLAEAGARSGRTFSVAWPLWEADGMQLTTEQRRMLELQTGLTPLPVQHGIAAFEFLLQQGNINPLIVGYGQLERVSRLLERINRVDPAEAEIHPDQLEDSSLSDTELLDRTLHYLTELFSGLLKLQPEEIDITAEFEEYGIESVMVGYFNGKLEEDLGEISKTLLFEYQTLKSLAAHMVSRYTGALNKLFRVHGASREPMEQTITSSTADLAGQPVISAAQPPLWKELTSFAGQGGQRGTAHAAAGKGEEIAIIGLSGKYPLAGDIYEFWDNIAGGRDCIREIPADRWDYKKYLGGSLEKVQEGKMYSKWGGFLDDVDKFDPAFFNIAPREAVIMDPQERMFAETVWSALEDAGYTKKKLQRDGEENGANIGVFAGATTYSYQLWGPEEWERGNLSAMPNVSPWSIANRISYMFNFSGPSLAIDTACSSSLAAIHAACESLKNKECRLAVAGGVNLYLHPYKYVLMCQTKMLSPTGKCHSFGDAADGFVPGEGVGAVLLKPLSEAIKDKDHIYGVIKATGINHGGKVSGYTVPNPNAQVSLISKALKQAGVDASNLSYVEAHGTGTKLGDPIEINALNQVFAEANPPKQSCAIGSVKSNIGHLEAAAGIASITKVLLQMKHRQLAPSIHAEQTNANIDFANSYFRVQHEQAPWTVAGPDGSAIRRAGVSSFGAGGTNAYVLIEEYTAEVQAGVPSAQSGSGNGHSSGAQFIVLSAKTPYSLKQMAVKLRSFLEGNPDTALADAAYTLQTGREEMTCRLAFVCTSIAELQAKLDSYLAGENLEDIFSGKVSKRTKGTVFTAGDAAEVAAEWVQGAEVEWPKLHSGEEVRIIPLPTYAFERERYWITRTESPASAKGGEGRKLHPLVDRNLSSFSKQRYETVLQASDRNSGLANTAFIELFRITAELSLESPCHVIEDVIWGVQPQPVAADSLMTSLYEAGAHIECETGYDNEQGDYVICAQGKVTAAPYRPAAAVMPFRMAELGAPAAWPEPNTTAFQHIETIHELRTGAHQAAISVRLKETLDSAQNRALLHYSAVEELLASLMQLAVQADQVEYRKMLRCTVLGPMTRDVQVLARWRTMSDGLTAVDISILDPQARVLMTMEELTLKLTGASVLDAERRGVPATV from the coding sequence GTGAGATCAATTATTGAAAGGATCGCCAGCGGAGCCATCTCCAAGGAGGAAGGCCTCCGGCAGATTGCGGCGCTTAAGCGCTCGGATAAGCAAGTGTGCCTAACCTTCACCAAGACTTTGACGGAACAGCCGCTTACAGACCTTAAAGGGGATTCTCTCGGACATGTGCTCGTTCTGGCAGCCGATAGGGGTCTTGAGCCCAAGCTGCGCGGCCAGTTTGCCTCCTTGTTCCAGTCGCTTACGTTTGTCACGGCGGATGAAGCCGGCACTGGCGCGGAAACTGGGCAGGACAGGCCTCCTTTGCAGAGTCAGGAGGATTATACACGGCTGCTGTCCGGCCTGGAGCAGCAGGGACGTTTTCCCGGCAGCATTCTTCATCTCCTGTCCCAGGAGGAAGTGGCCGATGGAGAGACGGATGCTGCCATGGAGAGCGGTGTATATTCAATGTTTGCGCTGACCAAAGCCCTGCTCTCCTTCAAAAAACGCGCAAAGGTTAATATCCTGTTCCAATATAAACATGCAGAGAATCATGCGGTGCATGCTGCACTGGACGGTTTTGTGAAAAGCGTCATGATCGAGAATCCCGGCCTGCTGTACAAGACGGTATCCACCGATCTTGGCCGCGAAGCTTTTGACCCGCAGCTGCTGGAGCAGCTGCTGCTGGAGCTGGGCTCCATGCTGAACGGCCACCGGGAAATCCATTACCGGGGTTCCCGGCGGTATGTGCCGGTTCTTGAACGGTATACTGCTCCGGCAGATCACGTCCCTGTACGGCAGCAAAGTCCCGCAGCTCATCCGGTCTACCTCATCACAGGCGGACTGGGTGCGCTCGGCTACACGCTAGCCCGCCATTTGGCGGATACCTGTTCGGCCAGCCTTATTCTAACCGGAAGAACGCCGCTGAATCGTGCGCTGGAAGAGAAGCTGCAGGCGCTGCACAGAAACGGCAATCAGGTGAGGTATGTCCGTGCCGACGTGGCAAGTCCAGCCGATACCCTGGCGCTGCTCTCCGAAGTCCAAGCCAGCTTCCCCCGGCTTGATGGCATCCTGCACTGTGCCGGAATGACCAGCGATTCCTTCATCCTGCATAAGGAGCGGGAAGAGTTTGAACGGGTGCTGGCCGCGAAGGTTGCCGGTACGCAGAACCTGTATGAGGCGTTTGGGCAAGAGCCGCTGGAGTTCATGCTGCTGTTCTCCTCCATCTCCGCCGTGACCGGCAATGTGGGGCAATGCGATTATGCTTATGCCAACAGCTTCATGGACCATTTTGCCAATGAGAAAAGAGCCGCTGCCGGTGTAAACATCCTCTCCGTCAACTGGCCGCTGTGGCAGGAGGGCGGGATGATGACGACAGCGGACAGCCTGGACATTATGCGGAGGAACCTAGGGATATCGGTCCTGCCTACAGCCGAGGGAGTGGATGCGTTCGATAAGCTCAGCCGTCAAATGGTGGAGAATGCCTTAGTACTCTATGGCGACGCTGCACGGATAGAGCAAGCGGTAGAGGCAATCAATTATCCGCAGCAGAGGGACAAGCCAAGGGCTGACACGGCGGTTGCCGGTGGCGGAGCAGTATTATTGCCTGAAGCATCACCCACTATATCTATAGATACGGAGGCGCTGAAGCAAGGCGCGGAGCAATATTTGAAGAGTATTTTCATCAAAGTCACCAAAATTCCGCCGCATGCCCTGGGCCTGGATGATTCGTTTGAGAAAATCGGCTTTGATTCCATTATGGCGATGAGCATTAACGAGGAGCTGGAGGCCAGCTTCGGCGAGCTGTCCAAAACGCTGTTGTTCGAATACCAGACGCTGCGGGAATTAAGCGAATATTTCACTGAACAGCACAGTGAGGCACTCGCCGGACTGATTGATCCTCCGACCCCCAAAAAGGCTGCTGCGCCGCAGGCCCTTCGCCCGGATGCGCGCCTGCAGCTCTCTGGCAAAACGCCTATTCCGCCTAAGCGGATTCAGCCTTCCGCAAACGCCGTGCAGGCTGCCAGGCACCGGGACCGCAGCCGGGCGAATGAGGATATTGCGATCGTCGGCGTCAGCGGGAAATTCCCGATGTCCCCGGATCTGCAAGCCTTCTGGAATAACCTGCTTCAGGCGCAGGACTGCATTACCGAGATTCCCGCAGACCGCTGGAGCATTGACGAATATTACACTACGGATAAGAACCAGCTCGGCAAAATGTACTGCAAATGGGGCGGTTTCCTTGATGATGTAGACCGCTTTGACGCTTTGTTCTTCAATATATCGCCCCGGGAAGCGGAGATTATGGACCCGCAAGAACGGCTGTTCCTGGAGTGCGCCTACAGCGCCATTGAGGATGCCGGATATACACCGGGTACGCTTGGCAGCCGCAAGGTCGGTGTTTTTGCCGGTGTGATGTATGGCCAGTATCAGCTCCTGGATGCCGAGATTGACGGCAATAAAATCGCCCTATCCTCCGTCTATGCGTCGATTGCCAACCGGGTGTCCTATCATCTCAACCTGAATGGACCGAGTATCGCACTGGATACGATGTGTTCCTCGTCGCTCACTTCGATCCATCTTGCCTGTGACAGTATCCGCCGGGGCGAGAGCGATTTTGCCATCGCAGGGGGCGTGAATATCTCCATTCATCCCGATAAATACATATTCCTAAGCCAGCAGAAGTTCGCGGCCAGTGATGGGCGGTGCAGAAGCTTCGGTGAAGGCGGAGACGGATATGTTCCCGGGGAAGGCGTTGGCGCTGTTCTACTGAAAACGGTGAACCGGGCAGTACAGGATGGCGATCATATCTATGCCGTAATCAAAGCCAGCTCCATCAACCATGGCGGCAAAACCACAGGCTATACTGTGCCGAATCCGTCCATGCAGGGTGCGTTGATCCAGGAGACCTTGCAGGCTGCTGGGATTCATCCGCGTACGGTCAATTATATTGAAGCCCATGGTACAGGAACCTCGCTCGGTGATCCGATTGAAGTCAGCGGACTGGTCAAGGCCTTCAAGGAGGGGACAGGCGACAAGCAGTTTTGTGCCCTCGGCTCAGTGAAGTCCAATATCGGACACTGCGAATCTGCGGCCGGCATCGCGGCCATCACCAAGGTGCTGCTGCAAATGAAGTACGGTGTGCTTGTTCCCTCGCTTCATTCCGAGGAGCTGAACGGCCACATTAACTTTGAGGAAACGCCTTTTTATGTGCAGCGGCAGGCGGGTCCGTGGGATCGTGTATCGCTGCCGGAAGGCGGGGGTCAGAAGGAATATCCGCGCCGGGCAGGGGTCAGCTCCTTTGGGGCAGGCGGAGCCAACGCGCATATTATTCTGGAAGAATATATCCCGGCCCCGCAGAGCAGCAGTCAAGACAGCAAAGGCAGCGGAGAGCCGCACATCATTGTCTTATCTGCCAGAGCAGAGGACCGGCTGAAGGTTTACGCGCTGAAGCTGGCACAGTATCTGGAGTTGCCTGAAGCGGAAGCGGCCAATCTTAAGGACATTGCCTATACGCTGCAGGTGGGACGGGAGTCTTTTGCAGAGAGGCTGGCGATCATTGCCGGTTCGGTCTCCGAGCTTAAAGCGCTACTGGATGAATTCAATCAGGGCCGATTGCCGGGCGGCAAGGTATACCGTGGCAATGTCAAAGGCTTCAAGGATTATATCGAGCTGTTCAACGCGGGTCAGGCGGGAATCTCTTATGTAGACCTGCTGCTGGACGGCGGCAATACCGGTAAAATAGCCCAGCTCTGGTCCCTGGGACTGGATGTCGACTGGCGGAAGCTGTACGAAGCGGACAGCTGCACAAGAGTTCCGCTGCCGACCTACCCCTTTGCCCGGAACCGTTATTGGGTCAGCGAGGTGAAGCGGCGGGAAATCCGCATCCCGGCTCTGGTCCCGGAGGCTGCCGGTATGGGAGAGCTGGTCGAGCATAATCTGTCCACCATTGACGGCTACCGTTTCTCTTCCCGGTCTGCGGTGATCAGCAGCTGCTATGAACCCTACACCTGGCAGGGACAAGAATATATGAACGGTTTCGGGCTGCTGGCGTTTGCGCGGGAAGCACTGGAGCTGGCCGGTTATAAGCAGGAAGGGCTGCTGCTGGAGAACATGGCCTGGTCGGGTCTGATGGACCGGCAGCAGCTTCCACCGGCACTGGACATTCACATCTTCCCGGACAGGGGAACCGCAGCGGGCGAGATCCGGATCGGGGAGCAAGTCGTCTTTCAATGTGAGGCAGTTGAAGAGGCTAATCAGAACGTAGATGCGGTCTATGCAAAGAAAGATATCCCGGAAGCAGGACAAGGGGAGCCGGTCCTGAAGCAGGCCCGGCAGGCACTCCGCTTACTCTATGGCATGGAGTCCGGACTGAAGCATGTCACCGGCTTGCGGCAAGACAAGAACATCTTGCTGGCCTTTGTTGATCTGGGAGAAGCTCCGGCAGCGGACTCCTTCTCCGCAGAGGCCGTGAATTCAGCTTGCCACACTCTGCTGGCCCTCGCTGCGCTGGAGCAGCCGCAGCATCCGGTGGTGCTGCATTCCATCCATCAAATGTCATTCCGGCACAAGCCGTTGCAGCAATTCGTGATTCGTGCCGAGCGCATTGCCGGGGATGAATACACACTGGCTGTATTAACCGGAGATGGGGCAGTGGTCTGGATAATGCAAGGCGTTCGTCTTACCGGTCTTCAGGTACAGGAGGTACAGGAACGGGAAACCGTCCAGTATTACACCCCCGCATGGACCCTAAGTCCGCAGGAGACGGCCGGAAATCTGACGGGTGATGTAGTGCTGTTCCTGGATGATATGCAGGAGCTGCCGCACTTCAAGCGCAGCTTCGCAGCGGGCGCTAGGCTGATCTTCGTCACCGCCGGGGAGCAATATGCCCAGCTCGGTGACAATCTCTACAGCTTGCGCTTTGACGACAAGCAGCATATTCATATGCTGCTTGAATCTCTGCAGGCGCGGCGTGTAAGCCTGACGCAGATTATATATTTGGCAGCTTCGGCTGCAATGAAGCCGCGCGACAAGCTAAACCACAGCGTATACCCGCTGCTGTTCCTGACCCAGGCGCTGATGGAGAGTAAGGCTGCGGCCGGCATCCGGCTGCTGTATGCCTTCAGGGAGACAGGGGATGCAGGCAGTCTGCTGGATGCCTCAATGGGCGGATTCATCAAGACGCTGCACCTGGAAAGCCCGAACTACAACTTCAAGACCGTCTCCCTGGCAGCTTCGCTGCCGCAGGAGGAGCTTCATTCCATTCTGGAACAAGAGCTGCTGCTGGACCCTGGGGAGCAAGAGGTTCAATACAGCAGCGCGGGCCGGTTCGTTAAGCGGCTCGTTCAAGCCGGAAGTGAAGCAAAGCCCGGCACTCCGGTAACCGTCAGAGCAAACGGTGTGTACATCATTACAGGAGGGCTTGGCGGGCTGGGGCGCGTGTTCGCCGCTTATTTGGCCGAAACGGCGCAGGCGCAGCTTGTCCTGACCGGCCGTTCGCCGCTGGACCGGGAGAAGGAGGCGAAGCTCGCGGCGCTCCGGGCGCACGGGGGTTCTGCCGAATACCTCGTATCGGACGCCGCAGACGAACAGCGAGCACGGGAGCTTGTCGGCTATGCGAAGCAGAAATACGGCCGGATTGACGGCATTCTGCACTGTGCGGGGATTCACCGGGATGCTTTTATTCTGAACAAAGAACAGGCAGACTTTGACCAGGTCATCTCCTCCAAGATCCTCAGCACACTGAATCTGGATCAGGCTGCACAGGAGGAGAAGCTGGATTTCATCCTGCTGTTCTCCTCCATTACCGGAGAGACAGGCAATCCCGGGCAGGCGGATTACGCCTATGCGAACAGCTTCATGAATGAATTCGCGCTCTACCGCGAACGGCTGGCCGAAGCAGGCGCACGGTCCGGGCGCACCTTCTCGGTGGCCTGGCCGCTGTGGGAAGCAGATGGCATGCAGCTGACCACGGAACAGCGGAGGATGCTGGAGCTGCAGACCGGCCTGACGCCGCTCCCTGTGCAGCATGGCATCGCAGCTTTTGAATTCTTGCTCCAGCAGGGCAATATCAATCCGCTGATTGTCGGATACGGTCAGCTGGAGCGCGTAAGCAGGCTGCTGGAGCGGATTAACCGCGTTGATCCGGCGGAAGCGGAGATTCACCCGGATCAGCTTGAAGACAGCAGCCTGTCTGACACTGAATTGCTGGACCGGACGCTGCACTACCTGACGGAGCTGTTCAGCGGACTGCTTAAGCTTCAGCCGGAAGAGATTGATATTACCGCCGAATTTGAAGAATACGGCATTGAATCGGTGATGGTCGGCTATTTCAACGGCAAGCTGGAAGAGGATCTCGGCGAGATTTCCAAGACCCTGCTGTTTGAATACCAGACCCTTAAGAGCCTCGCTGCACATATGGTCAGCCGCTACACCGGTGCTTTGAACAAGCTGTTCCGCGTTCACGGGGCAAGCCGGGAGCCCATGGAGCAGACTATTACTTCTTCAACCGCTGATTTGGCAGGCCAGCCGGTAATCTCTGCCGCCCAGCCGCCGTTATGGAAAGAACTGACCTCCTTCGCGGGACAAGGCGGGCAAAGGGGTACGGCCCATGCGGCGGCCGGGAAGGGCGAAGAGATCGCAATTATCGGTCTAAGCGGGAAATATCCGCTGGCCGGAGATATTTACGAATTCTGGGACAATATCGCTGGCGGAAGGGATTGTATCCGCGAGATCCCCGCAGACCGCTGGGATTACAAGAAATATCTGGGCGGAAGCTTGGAGAAGGTGCAGGAAGGCAAGATGTACAGCAAGTGGGGCGGGTTCCTCGATGATGTGGACAAGTTCGATCCGGCATTCTTTAATATTGCGCCGCGGGAAGCAGTGATCATGGACCCGCAGGAACGGATGTTTGCCGAGACGGTCTGGTCGGCTCTGGAGGATGCGGGCTACACCAAGAAGAAGCTGCAGCGGGACGGGGAGGAGAACGGCGCGAATATCGGCGTTTTTGCCGGAGCGACCACCTATTCGTACCAGCTGTGGGGACCGGAGGAATGGGAACGGGGCAATCTTTCGGCCATGCCGAACGTGTCACCCTGGTCCATCGCCAACCGGATTTCCTATATGTTCAACTTCAGCGGTCCCAGCCTGGCGATAGACACCGCCTGCTCGTCGTCACTTGCGGCCATTCATGCGGCGTGCGAGAGCCTGAAGAACAAAGAATGCCGCCTCGCGGTAGCGGGCGGAGTGAACTTATATCTGCATCCTTATAAATATGTGCTGATGTGCCAGACCAAGATGCTGTCTCCGACGGGGAAATGCCACAGCTTCGGCGATGCCGCTGACGGCTTTGTCCCCGGCGAAGGGGTGGGGGCCGTTCTCTTAAAGCCTCTGAGCGAAGCGATTAAGGATAAAGATCATATCTACGGCGTGATTAAGGCGACCGGAATCAACCATGGCGGCAAGGTCAGCGGGTATACCGTTCCGAATCCGAATGCCCAGGTCAGCCTGATCTCCAAGGCGCTGAAGCAGGCGGGAGTGGATGCTAGCAACCTCTCTTATGTCGAGGCGCACGGCACAGGGACCAAGCTGGGAGATCCCATCGAGATTAATGCGCTCAATCAGGTATTTGCTGAAGCGAATCCGCCCAAGCAGTCCTGTGCCATCGGTTCGGTCAAATCCAATATCGGCCACCTGGAAGCGGCAGCAGGCATTGCCTCCATTACGAAGGTGCTTCTGCAGATGAAACACCGGCAGCTTGCCCCTTCCATCCATGCGGAGCAGACCAATGCCAATATTGATTTTGCGAATTCTTATTTCCGAGTACAGCATGAGCAGGCACCTTGGACGGTGGCCGGACCGGACGGCTCAGCCATAAGGCGGGCCGGTGTCAGTTCCTTCGGGGCCGGCGGAACCAATGCCTATGTGCTTATTGAGGAATACACCGCTGAAGTCCAGGCGGGTGTGCCTTCGGCACAGTCTGGTTCCGGTAACGGACACAGCAGCGGCGCTCAGTTCATCGTGCTGTCAGCCAAGACACCTTATTCCCTGAAGCAAATGGCCGTGAAGCTGCGCTCATTCCTGGAAGGCAATCCGGATACCGCGCTTGCGGATGCCGCATACACCTTACAGACCGGACGGGAAGAAATGACCTGCCGCCTGGCCTTTGTATGTACCAGCATCGCGGAATTACAGGCGAAGCTGGACAGCTATCTGGCCGGTGAGAACCTGGAAGACATCTTTTCCGGCAAGGTATCCAAGCGGACGAAAGGGACAGTGTTTACGGCCGGAGATGCTGCAGAAGTGGCAGCTGAATGGGTGCAGGGGGCCGAGGTTGAGTGGCCGAAGCTGCATTCGGGCGAGGAAGTGCGGATTATACCGCTGCCGACCTATGCTTTTGAAAGAGAGCGTTACTGGATTACCCGGACCGAATCGCCGGCTTCCGCAAAGGGCGGGGAAGGACGCAAGCTGCATCCGCTGGTGGACCGCAACCTGTCCAGCTTCAGCAAGCAGCGGTACGAGACGGTCCTTCAGGCGTCTGATAGGAACAGCGGACTGGCGAATACAGCCTTTATCGAGCTGTTCCGTATCACCGCAGAGCTGTCACTGGAGTCGCCCTGCCATGTGATTGAGGATGTGATTTGGGGCGTGCAGCCGCAGCCTGTGGCGGCGGACAGCCTTATGACTTCCCTGTATGAAGCTGGTGCGCACATTGAATGTGAGACAGGCTATGACAACGAGCAAGGCGATTATGTTATTTGTGCCCAGGGAAAAGTCACAGCAGCTCCTTACAGACCTGCAGCCGCAGTAATGCCATTCCGTATGGCTGAACTGGGAGCGCCCGCTGCATGGCCTGAGCCTAATACCACCGCCTTTCAGCATATTGAGACTATTCATGAGCTGCGGACCGGCGCACATCAGGCAGCAATCAGCGTTCGCCTTAAGGAAACTCTGGACTCCGCGCAGAACCGGGCGCTGCTTCACTATTCAGCTGTTGAAGAACTGCTGGCTAGCCTGATGCAGCTGGCCGTACAGGCTGACCAGGTGGAATACCGCAAGATGCTGAGATGTACGGTGCTCGGTCCGATGACCCGGGATGTTCAGGTACTCGCCCGGTGGCGGACGATGAGTGACGGGCTGACGGCAGTTGACATCTCTATCCTTGATCCGCAAGCGCGGGTTCTGATGACCATGGAAGAGCTGACCCTGAAGCTCACAGGAGCCTCAGTCTTAGACGCAGAACGGCGGGGAGTACCCGCAACCGTCTGA